TCTTTCTTCATTGCTACCTCCCCTCCCTTCCAAAATTCCCACTTCATGCCAAGCTTTGTGGAAGCATGTGAGATCGGGACACTGAATACAGAAATGGCAGATACAGCCACAGGTGTTCTGCACAAAGACCAATCCCTAGCACAGCATGCTGTTGTTCTCATTTAGTTGCAGGCAAGCAGAGAGCACACCCAGTCAGCTCAAGCCCAGCCTTTCCTTACAGCACAGGTGGTTACCTTGAACACACTTTCTCCGAGATGGTGGTGTTTGCCCCTGGCACAACAGCGGAGACTGGGTCAGCGCTAGAAGGCTGGTAGCAGAGAGCACACTCTTCACTGGTGGAGTTGAGCCTAGAgaagcacagtgagatgctgcAGTAAACTGACAACTCAAGAGTGCTTTCAGGTAAGTTTCATACACAGCCTTTATTCTACCTCAAAATTTCCATCAGTACAAGTGATACTTGGAGTTTATCTGAAACAAAATCTAGGCTGGCACAGTGGGTTTCTGGCATCAAGAAAGGTAAACAGCAGTCTGGAATTAGCTCTTGGCACATTTAATTTTCTTAGGTGGTTTAGTAGAAAAGCACTTCACTCATATTAAAGAGTTACTCTTCAGTTAACTcgtgtgctgaaaaaaaaacctgttacaACCACGACAATCTGTAAATACAAAACCAAGGTCTGTAGGTACAGAAAGTCTCTTACAGGACAAGCTTAAGGCTATATACTGCTATTATTTCCTGTCCTGAATATGGACTAACATGGCCTTTGAAGTTTACCCATTTTTCTCAGTGATACCTGCTGAATGAGTAAGGCACTGCCTCTGTATACAAACCTTTCCTTGCAAGAGGAAAGAGACACTGAAGCTTAATGCTTCAGGGCATGCAATGACTACAGAACAACATCTGCCATAGTCCCCTGTAACAGCTAATTTCTAGAATGATGCTGGATTAAGTATTTGAAATTCAGAAGGCCTTGCTTACAGAGCCGAGAGCGCCTGTTTCAAGGTCAGCTGAATCATCAGTACCCACAGCAAAAGCAGAGGTAAAGTTAAATACCTACCAATACAACATTACTGCTAGCAAAGCAATCATTTCTGATACCCACTTTCAATGGGCCTGCCACTGCAGGCAGATAGAGTAATTGGAGCACCAATAAATACCAACATCCACAGGACTAACCCTGCCAGAGCTCCAGTTTATACTAAAGCTTTAGACTTATGACAGTTGGCTTCAGTGCTAGATGCTGGGCAGAAACAGCTCGCAGCATCAACCCAGACACAAATAAATCACCAGTCATATGCAATTGGGAACCTCCCTCCCCAAGTTCTCaaactttccttttaattcttccAGCCTCTTGCTCTTTCATATTTCTCTGATCTCTCTCCCATCACTAACACTCCATTGATGAACTCCTCACATCCAGTCTGCCTCTCCACATAATTAACTTCCATGTCATTtacaacacactctccccctccACCTCATTCTCCCTCAGATAGTCAGATAACAATTGTGTTCCTGTTTTTGTCTACCCCACACTTTTAACCATCTCTGAATTTCAATGGAGCGTCACTCATGCCACTTAATTACCTGACAAAAGGAAGACATCATCATCCCCTACACAACTGCACTGCTCAAGAGTTATGAGCGCACATGCTCCTCGTTTCTCAGAAAGTACAGAGTCCATCCTTGATTTGCTTCTGTTGCCCTCATCTCTGGAAAAGTCAGTGAGATCCAAGTTGCCCCTATCAGTGCAAGATCTCTTGGCACCATGATTCTCCTCTTTTTCTGGTGATAGATATGTAAAGACCCGCTTCCGAGATTTCAAGCCAAAAGTTCCCATGGCAGAGTCCTCATCAGCCCTGGATTCAGAGTCACTAGGAGATGCCTGGTCCTGGAGCCTGGAAATCCCTTCCAGTTCAAATTCCCCAAGAGTATTTGTTACTTTGCTGCTACAATGCTCCGAGATCTTCATCTCTCCTTCTCTGCCTGTTAACATTCTTTTCTGTTCATCAGCATTCTTCTCACTTTGACCACAGCTAGCATTagcagtgctgcctgctgctctcttTCTCCGAGGCCAATCGTTGATAGCATCAGGGGTagtcttccctttctgctttggaGAAGGCGTCCGGGGAACTCCTGCTTCTAAGGGGGATGGCGAGGTGGCATTAGAGGCACAGCTTGTTGGGGTGTATGACTGGCATATGTAGGTCTGTCCTCTACCTTTCCCAGGTGTACTGTGGAAAGAGCGAAAGCAGGATGGCGAAACACAGGCAGCTGCTAGTTTTCCCGGGTGCTTGCTACATGAGGTCATAGCAAGATCACCAAAGGGGCTTTCTCCTCCCTTGGGTTTGCTGGCATTTGCTTCAGGTTGAACTTCCAACAACGAGCAAGAGCCAATTTTCTTAATGCGAAGTTTGGGCAGGCCTGAAGCTTGCATTTCAAGTTCAACCTCGTAAGTCGGTGTGCTAGCAGAAGGTGGTTTGCAATGACTTTTAGGAGTAGAGAACTTGGCTAGAAGTTGAGGATTTCCCATCCGTGCTGCAGCCTCCCGCTGCCTCCTGTCTGCAGTGCAGCGTAACGAATAGGCAGGAGCAGACTTTGGCATAGGAGGTGTAGTATTCAGGGAAAATCTGGAATGTCTCTTAAGACTTGGAGCCTTCAGCCCCATATATTCCTCTCTAAGCAGGGTTCTTGGTTCGAAGCCATCTCTAACTGTTTGAGAACCACTTAAGAACGATTCACAGGTGTTTGCACTGGAGTTTCCCTCCTTAACCAATTGCTCTATCTCAGCATTCTGTGCATGTACCTGCCCTCCAGCAGAAGGCTTTGGAGACAAATGCTTTTCCAAgtcttctgcttcctctcttgGAAAAGACTTTTGAGAGACTACATCcatctctttatttttctctgataAAGGGGTATTTTCTGTAACTGGGGATTGACAAAGCTGAAGGCTTTCTACAGAAGAGTTACCACCACTATCATGATGATTGTCCTTATTTTCAGAAGGTGTTGCACATGCAAGTGTGAGGTTCTCTTCTCCAGAATTTGGTCCACATTTCGCCTGCTTGGATGCGTGAAGCAAGGACCTCAGTGAAGTGCCAGTAATACCTGGAGATTTTTGAAAAGATGGTTTAAATGCACTAAGCTCCCAGTCAGACTCCCTAGCCTGCACGTGGGAAGGAGAGCAGATTGCTACAGTGTTCATGGAACTTTCACAGAGAGGAGAACTGAAGGGAGGCTCTAGACTCACAGCGAGCTGTGATATTTTTGCACTCAGTGGGCTGGTACATAAATCTGAACCTGAATCTTCAGGTTTCCTGGAAGTACTTTTAATTGTTTGAGATAACAGATCTGACTGCACCTGAATTTCCTTTGAGAGGATTTGCCTCCGAATACTAACTGGAGATGCTAATTTTGAGAGGTATCTCGAAGAACATCTTGGAGTTTGCAGTTCTGTAAAACATCCTTCCTGGACAGCAGAGGGGGAAGAAGCAGCTGGATTTGAAGATGTCAGAGGTAATAATGAGGCATTGAACACTGCAAACCCTTCAGGTTCTGGTATTTGTAAGCCAGCCTCTTTGCAAggaggggaaagtcctgctggAGAACAATCCTTAGAAATTGCTTGCAGTAAGTGAACCCTCTTACTTTCAGTTAACACAGATGGCGATTTGACCCTTTGTACAGGATGAGAAAAGTACTTTCCCAGACACTTAGCTGCAGTCTGCTTAGCAGCTGGACTTCTGCCAACAGTCTTCTCCAGCTTCTGTGGTGTCCTGTGGAGAATGCGAGGTGACCTTCTTGGTAGCTTACTGGCAGAATTCAGTGGCTTCTGGGAAAATTTATGAGGGGTTTTTCTAGGagtctgcaggggaaaaaaaggaaaaaaaaaagaatcatgctTGTTCTATTCCAGCAGTATTATCTACCCCTCTTGATATTTACTTCTCaagatttaaaacacaaagaacattTGACTAGACTTAACAGGAACACTAAATTTAAGATATGTAGGTCTCACTAAACATGAATTGAAAAGGGGGATAGGAAGAGAGAGGTAAGTGTTTCTACCCGACAGGCAGTCAGCTCCTCTAAGTTTAAAGAATCTTTTCTTGTTCTCCTCCTTCCAGGTGAATGCTTCACTGCAGGACTACACATGTCAATGACTGCACCGAAGAAAAACCTCTTGGGAGTCTGGACAGTGGGGCTCTCCAAATGCTGCTTAATGCCTATAAAGTGGAACAGTACAATACAACTAACACCAAGTAACCTGCCACGAACAATTGTCTCAATCACTTCAGATGTATGGACAAGTAGCATACAAAGCCTATAGCCCTGGCATGTTCTTTTCTAGCCAACTGTTAAAGCTTCACCAGAATTATTGTTATTTCCCAATATGAAACTAATATGCATCTGTAGAAAGAGCGCTCTAGcagaaaaaagtacaaaatagCTCAGCCTCTTATTCTATTTATAGCTTGTAGCTTAAGAAAGTTCTGGTTCACAACTAAGGATTCTAGTAAGTACAATATAAAGAACCAAATGTCACCATTTATAGCTGATAATCCTACTGAGAAAGCCAGCAAAGAAGATCCCATCAGTCATTCCTTTATGCTGCCAAAGTAGACTGGAAGTAAGCTTTAGGATTTCTGTCCCATATTTTATAGGGATTTCACTGCATTTAGGGAATGCAGACTGACAATCAGTGGTATTCTGTTAGATGGGCCTGACTGGTTTCTTAAGATGGCAGTGTATTCATCATAGAAATAGCTGCCTTACCATCCTCCAAATTCAGTATCCCCGTTCAAAAATAATTACTGGGGATGAATTTCTGTCTACAGAAGATATTACATGATAGCTCTTCACTTCTTACAGTCTCTTGTAGAGACTAATCAAATCAGCGCTATCCATTCCAGCTTTTCAGATCAGCAATATCAGCCTGCTCAAATCCCATTCAGTACCTTCTACATCTGGCAGTGTACAGCTCTCTTCTTGTCCCTGATGGACTCGGTGTGAATTTTGTGAGCTGGGCTGTGTAGTGGAATAGAAAACACCAGAGCAGGTCCTATTCAAAGACAGCTGTTTGAGGCGTGGGCTTCTTCTCAAGCCTGCTTCTGAAAAGGGAAGGATATTGGAGATCAagccttctttctctccctcaacCATGGGGACATCTTCAGGAACCGTTCATAACCGAAAAGAACACACTTTAAGAAGAAACTTCCACACAGCTAACTATCTTATGTAGGAAGGCAAGCGTGCAAAGAAGAAAGCTTCAACTTTCTTGGGGATTTGGAATATTAATGCATACAAATCTTCTTCCAATCATGATGCCCCCTCCTCTAAGTCATGATTACTCTCATCCCTCTCTCTAGCAATTATATGGAAAGGAATGCTCGAAAAGCCATGTTCAATTCAAGTTACATCCAGGTTAAATGATTAGTTAATGCTCCTGTCTCTTTTTACTAGTGATTTCATCTTCCACTTACCCAATGATgctgttttctccttccttcctgagGCTAAGAAACAGCAATAGCCAACATAACATAGAAACACTTCACAGAGCCAGGTGCCTATCTGTTACACTAGAAATCAGAGCAGTGTCAGGGCCACAGCACAACTTCAACAATGTtgaagttacattaaaaaaaacacccgcCATGTGCTGGTTTGACAGTAATTATAGCAGCTCAGAATCTTGTTCACCCTCAAAGTCCttaatgtattttcctttaaaagagtTACTATCtacatttctttcttaatttctacTATACAGGGTTGTCAAAGCAGTGAGCAGCAAGTGGTTCTGTCAGAGAAGGCTGTGCTCCACCAACAGAACAGTACAATACTTTTGTACTGACTATTCACGAATTACCTAAATTGAAGCATGCTCCTCTTAGGAGCTACAACACAGCAAAACcacctttaataaaaaataagtgcTTACCATTTATGGCTTTTTCTGGAGATTCTTCTACAACACCAGTGTCACAACCTGGATCAGAAGACCTTGAGAAACAGTAGACATTTTGGACTTGGCATACTGTTCACATTTCCAAAAACAGAACTTGCCACATAGATTGGAAAGCAGTACTCTATTCTACAACAATATACTGCTTTATGGGCTAGTCTAAGTGAGCAATTAGGAAGCACTTTGCCTCCTATTAACATTTGATTGAGTATGGGTAACTGTCTAGCTGTATAGGTAACAGTTCTACATGGAAGTAAATGCTAAATTTCAGCCTGAAGTccacaaaacacagcacaggCCTTTTCTTCAGGAGCCCTCGAAACAGCAACTGAACCTAAACAGTAGCTAGCTGCAGGAATTAAAGCACCCTGACCTACATGATGAAGCAAGCAGTATTTCTCCCCAGTGAGACAACAGAACTTAGCCCCCACTGGTTCTCTTACTGCCTTAGATGAAGATGACACTTTGACCACAAAGAAGATACCTGGTTCTTGCACTCACAGCCATTAATTAGGCATCCAATACTTAttgaagaaattcagaaagagCTTACTCACCGGCCTTTGATCTGCTTATGTAGTAGTCTCCTGGAGACCTGCTTATGTAGTGGTGTTTCTGCAACTCTCTTGGTCAATAACTTGCGATGATCTAAAAATTAAGCAAGAGCTATAACATCACACAATTATAAAGCAGTTAGGACAAATAAATACACACAGTTTTGTAGAGGCTTCAGTTGAAGAATGACAGCCAATATAGAATCATTCTCAGCACTCATAAGCTATCATCATAGCTTATGAGCTATGAGTCCGGTGTCTACACTTCCTTCCCACTCCCTCAATATTATTAATAGTACTGACTGTCAGACATAATTAACCTACTGAGATAACTTTCATTTCCGATCCTTTTTTTAACCAAGcatttttaacagttttctttATGAGACAGAGAGAGTTCAATAAAAAATAGGTTACAGTTTCACTACCATCCTATGCACCCTCCAAAACACCACAGCAGTGATCTAAAAATACTTTCCTCTTTCATTAAAAACATGTCATAATTAATTGTTTCATAGAACTGAGCATGCAAAAATAGGAATTTTAGCAAAAGCTCTTCCACAACAATCCTACATGTGCAAGTCATATCCTACCTTTAGTGCCTTCATCAGTGCATTTGTATCTTAAGCCTTCCACAGCAGATACTGACTGGCTTCTAGGCATCTTCTTCATAGACCTTTTAGATGGTGAAAGTATCTCTTCATTGAAGAGGTTCCTCCTTACCTTTGTAACCTCTGTGAGGCAAGACAAAGCAAAAAGTGATCagattgaaagggaaaaaaaggggggagggaggtAGAAATCCCAGGAAGGTAATTTTgtcaggtcactagagatgggaaCATCACATACCAGCATAGAAAAACAACTTTTTAGAGGGCACAAAGCATTGAAAAGTTGCTTTTCTGCTACTGGAACAAGTCCATCCTGGACTTCTCTTACAAGTTTGCATTATTTGCATTATCCCAGCAATAAGCTATGAACAGATCCATAGCAGAGAAAGCAGCCAGTCAGCATCCCAGACAGAGAAACATTAAGTGAGCTACAAAATCTCCACTGAAGTACATGTTGGTTCAGAGAACTCTATGTgggatttaattttattaagtattttgcAGAGAGCTAGCCTGTTTCCCGATATAGGAGTTCACTCTTgtcctcattttcttttcaggacaGAGAAGATGGAAATAATTACAAGGTTCAAGGAAGAAtggaaaggttttcttttcagGATACATGATTTAAGTTTTCTGCATGTGAGCACACACAGAAtacagtgattattttttcctcaaagtttttgCAGAATTCAGCAAAACTTCCTTCGATTTCCAGCATGCTTCAGCATAATTTCATCACGGCTCACTAAAATTTACAGGGAGAACATGTGCTGAAGATGCACCTTTCCATGGAAAAGCTAGAAGTCAATATACCTtgcactgctgctttctgcaaCAAAGGCATCTGTTGGGACTTCTCGGTGGCAAGGTAAGAACGCAAGTTCTcctgaaacaagaaagaaattagcCTCACCAGCATGTTATGTTTAATTATTAAGAATACTAACTGTAAGCTCTGAACCACACATTATTTCAATTTCTCCCTCAAAACGATTTTGATCTCTGCACAGCTGATACAGGGCATACTGACTAAGTGAATACAGAGCAAGAGTTTTTGCACTAAAGTGTCACTTCACAACGTTGCTGCACCCCTACAGAAGCAAAACACACACAATCCTCTTTGAAGGTTTTACCTTTCTGATGGGATTCTTGGTTATCTTGGGAATCTCAATTTGACGCAGGTTCTGTGGTGCTTCTGTCATGCTCCTGTGTCTGGCTAATACACTTTTCCTTTAGAAAGTatacaaagattaaattaaaataagatcAGAAGCATAGTTATCAACCTAATGACGACTAAACTTCGGTTTGACTCTAGAGATAGGAAGTCTTTACGTAAATTCAGATTGCAAATTGCATCGGTACTTCACATTACAACACTGAAAGATGATTTGCAATATATATAGCTATACCTAACTTTAAGGTTGGTATTAAAGCTCATTTCACAATTTGCTAACATATACACAGGACCCCCAACATAGAAATCTACAGTAAATTGCAGTTTTAACTTCAACAATATAGGGTAACCTACTGCACAGTAGAACATCCTCTCTCTCTGATGGAAGATACTCGTGAACTCTACTTGTGCAAAATACACATACAGAATCAAGATTACACTTTGATATAGTCAACAATGgcaagttaaaatgaaaaaataatatttctctcAGGCTTGCAGAGCTATCAGCAGGTGTCAACTTGCCCCAACTAGCTCTCCAGCAACAGAAACAGTGACTGAGCTGTAGTTTAGACAACTCCTCAGGCACAGCCCAGGCTGCAACAAGCTGCCTCCTATTTGGAATTATTACCTTCTCTTTTTGGCAGATCTGGTGcgcagctcctccagctgatcACTCTCAGTGAGTAGGCGAACAGCACTGGGAGTTAAGGCAGATGATAAAGATGGTGGAAGGCCTGGAGATTTGCTATCCAGAGTCACAGAGTCATCACTGAAGAAGTCTGAAGGCAGAACAGATGCCAGCTTCAGGGGTATTTGTGTACCAAGACCATAGTAAATATCTCCAAGGGTCTTTGGTATAGAATTCACATACCTAGAGCATCAGAGAGAAGCCACATCAAATTCAATGCCCCATAAAactgtcagtgtttcaatcccAAGGTTTGAACTAAATCTTTGTTCTTAagtgtcaattaaaaaaacaactgaaaatcaaCTTTTTCATTAGTTTACTTGCTTATCAGCTACTTTTTCTTTAATCATGATATAACAAACAGCACATGCC
This window of the Accipiter gentilis chromosome 10, bAccGen1.1, whole genome shotgun sequence genome carries:
- the TICRR gene encoding treslin isoform X1 → MACSHSVVFLLDTASPGRRARLQRGALRLLNHLGCRFGLSRLRWAFRFFDSLGGRGGASRGGGFRPPGPHAWARFEEELAERLGARGPAAVLPGPASRAALTHNGLKETLLDFQWDRPEIASPAKPLRRSRRTGPAAGETPESQTPPEGFVNAVFLFSPCPHSRRELRQFVSGSDAPSSPREPPTAQELAEKLLPKSVQELIVDQKITLFWVDTAEWPQLIQSPDHVGYWTMFELIHQMGGTILQSETLVQCLSHHRADLAHGFLGDSGSLVPQTVPWTMLLPLDATLNCLFSKLSVFQAVFPQQEGTVFLSMPGGKKQESCAVVLEPLAMSQRQLHCPVNIFLKGSLTSWSLMQAGHFLTESWILQSSPSQQAEHNRSLFHQLLRSLVTEELHMVAEVSLCKTWCPCTAVLSPLSESTAVLTILGTEKTAEVQQCNLEGAVVENSSQDHALRIPDIVNSVLSKINTSVEDSLASMGEETPMPEWVQRELSHTGGWHPSILEAWYPASNACGASSDLMESFSLLQVPSANGKDDADQSEVELSERLSELYQRKFSETSAAAGPGNNKKRRGVPRTPVRQKMKTMSRSLQMLNVARLNVKAQKFQPDGVPPTINEKVPQKLSSKRLDEKVEEKEKALKISIDFKTEEELQFHLIASYQKAVAEGVLSSACAQNMIMVIKRFLKVQDTKEKEVACVERVRNHLLKTSKMLRQQHGLQKEAKVRECRLQVFLRLELCLQCPSLQSNTDKMEQLLEEMTDMLRILCLTEDPGYLTKFLEEILELYVNSIPKTLGDIYYGLGTQIPLKLASVLPSDFFSDDSVTLDSKSPGLPPSLSSALTPSAVRLLTESDQLEELRTRSAKKRRKSVLARHRSMTEAPQNLRQIEIPKITKNPIRKENLRSYLATEKSQQMPLLQKAAVQEVTKVRRNLFNEEILSPSKRSMKKMPRSQSVSAVEGLRYKCTDEGTKDHRKLLTKRVAETPLHKQVSRRLLHKQIKGRSSDPGCDTGVVEESPEKAINEAGLRRSPRLKQLSLNRTCSGVFYSTTQPSSQNSHRVHQGQEESCTLPDVEGIKQHLESPTVQTPKRFFFGAVIDMCSPAVKHSPGRRRTRKDSLNLEELTACRTPRKTPHKFSQKPLNSASKLPRRSPRILHRTPQKLEKTVGRSPAAKQTAAKCLGKYFSHPVQRVKSPSVLTESKRVHLLQAISKDCSPAGLSPPCKEAGLQIPEPEGFAVFNASLLPLTSSNPAASSPSAVQEGCFTELQTPRCSSRYLSKLASPVSIRRQILSKEIQVQSDLLSQTIKSTSRKPEDSGSDLCTSPLSAKISQLAVSLEPPFSSPLCESSMNTVAICSPSHVQARESDWELSAFKPSFQKSPGITGTSLRSLLHASKQAKCGPNSGEENLTLACATPSENKDNHHDSGGNSSVESLQLCQSPVTENTPLSEKNKEMDVVSQKSFPREEAEDLEKHLSPKPSAGGQVHAQNAEIEQLVKEGNSSANTCESFLSGSQTVRDGFEPRTLLREEYMGLKAPSLKRHSRFSLNTTPPMPKSAPAYSLRCTADRRQREAAARMGNPQLLAKFSTPKSHCKPPSASTPTYEVELEMQASGLPKLRIKKIGSCSLLEVQPEANASKPKGGESPFGDLAMTSCSKHPGKLAAACVSPSCFRSFHSTPGKGRGQTYICQSYTPTSCASNATSPSPLEAGVPRTPSPKQKGKTTPDAINDWPRRKRAAGSTANASCGQSEKNADEQKRMLTGREGEMKISEHCSSKVTNTLGEFELEGISRLQDQASPSDSESRADEDSAMGTFGLKSRKRVFTYLSPEKEENHGAKRSCTDRGNLDLTDFSRDEGNRSKSRMDSVLSEKRGACALITLEQCSCVGDDDVFLLSGSTPPVKSVLSATSLLALTQSPLLCQGQTPPSRRKCVQEEESDTFQITANQELSPFHIMASRKHPLSRTYSRKKLLS
- the TICRR gene encoding treslin isoform X2 yields the protein MSQRQLHCPVNIFLKGSLTSWSLMQAGHFLTESWILQSSPSQQAEHNRSLFHQLLRSLVTEELHMVAEVSLCKTWCPCTAVLSPLSESTAVLTILGTEKTAEVQQCNLEGAVVENSSQDHALRIPDIVNSVLSKINTSVEDSLASMGEETPMPEWVQRELSHTGGWHPSILEAWYPASNACGASSDLMESFSLLQVPSANGKDDADQSEVELSERLSELYQRKFSETSAAAGPGNNKKRRGVPRTPVRQKMKTMSRSLQMLNVARLNVKAQKFQPDGVPPTINEKVPQKLSSKRLDEKVEEKEKALKISIDFKTEEELQFHLIASYQKAVAEGVLSSACAQNMIMVIKRFLKVQDTKEKEVACVERVRNHLLKTSKMLRQQHGLQKEAKVRECRLQVFLRLELCLQCPSLQSNTDKMEQLLEEMTDMLRILCLTEDPGYLTKFLEEILELYVNSIPKTLGDIYYGLGTQIPLKLASVLPSDFFSDDSVTLDSKSPGLPPSLSSALTPSAVRLLTESDQLEELRTRSAKKRRKSVLARHRSMTEAPQNLRQIEIPKITKNPIRKENLRSYLATEKSQQMPLLQKAAVQEVTKVRRNLFNEEILSPSKRSMKKMPRSQSVSAVEGLRYKCTDEGTKDHRKLLTKRVAETPLHKQVSRRLLHKQIKGRSSDPGCDTGVVEESPEKAINEAGLRRSPRLKQLSLNRTCSGVFYSTTQPSSQNSHRVHQGQEESCTLPDVEGIKQHLESPTVQTPKRFFFGAVIDMCSPAVKHSPGRRRTRKDSLNLEELTACRTPRKTPHKFSQKPLNSASKLPRRSPRILHRTPQKLEKTVGRSPAAKQTAAKCLGKYFSHPVQRVKSPSVLTESKRVHLLQAISKDCSPAGLSPPCKEAGLQIPEPEGFAVFNASLLPLTSSNPAASSPSAVQEGCFTELQTPRCSSRYLSKLASPVSIRRQILSKEIQVQSDLLSQTIKSTSRKPEDSGSDLCTSPLSAKISQLAVSLEPPFSSPLCESSMNTVAICSPSHVQARESDWELSAFKPSFQKSPGITGTSLRSLLHASKQAKCGPNSGEENLTLACATPSENKDNHHDSGGNSSVESLQLCQSPVTENTPLSEKNKEMDVVSQKSFPREEAEDLEKHLSPKPSAGGQVHAQNAEIEQLVKEGNSSANTCESFLSGSQTVRDGFEPRTLLREEYMGLKAPSLKRHSRFSLNTTPPMPKSAPAYSLRCTADRRQREAAARMGNPQLLAKFSTPKSHCKPPSASTPTYEVELEMQASGLPKLRIKKIGSCSLLEVQPEANASKPKGGESPFGDLAMTSCSKHPGKLAAACVSPSCFRSFHSTPGKGRGQTYICQSYTPTSCASNATSPSPLEAGVPRTPSPKQKGKTTPDAINDWPRRKRAAGSTANASCGQSEKNADEQKRMLTGREGEMKISEHCSSKVTNTLGEFELEGISRLQDQASPSDSESRADEDSAMGTFGLKSRKRVFTYLSPEKEENHGAKRSCTDRGNLDLTDFSRDEGNRSKSRMDSVLSEKRGACALITLEQCSCVGDDDVFLLSGSTPPVKSVLSATSLLALTQSPLLCQGQTPPSRRKCVQEEESDTFQITANQELSPFHIMASRKHPLSRTYSRKKLLS